From Ancylobacter pratisalsi, one genomic window encodes:
- a CDS encoding cupin domain-containing protein, with product MGHDHSHHNTPPVEADGAPRWKHDGVRVIKGDCLDDSTAQTPGMYRQAAINHARVGAQKIWAGTVTIQPDAKTGVHHHGALESVIYVVRGRARMRWGEKLEYVAEAEPGDFIFVPPYVPHQEINADPNQPLECVLVRSDNEAVVVNISNVEPVERPEEVYWIDPIHKAPPA from the coding sequence TTGGGACATGACCATTCACACCACAATACTCCCCCTGTTGAGGCGGACGGCGCGCCGCGCTGGAAGCACGACGGGGTCCGCGTCATCAAGGGCGATTGCCTAGACGACAGTACGGCGCAGACGCCGGGCATGTACAGGCAGGCGGCCATCAACCATGCCCGCGTCGGGGCCCAGAAAATCTGGGCCGGTACGGTCACGATACAGCCGGACGCCAAGACGGGCGTGCATCATCATGGTGCGCTGGAGAGCGTGATCTATGTGGTGCGCGGGCGCGCCCGTATGCGTTGGGGGGAGAAGTTAGAATACGTGGCGGAGGCCGAGCCGGGCGACTTCATCTTCGTGCCGCCCTATGTGCCGCATCAGGAAATCAATGCCGATCCCAATCAGCCGCTCGAATGCGTGCTGGTTCGCTCCGATAATGAGGCGGTGGTGGTAAACATCTCCAATGTCGAGCCCGTTGAGCGGCCTGAGGAGGTTTACTGGATCGACCCGATCCACAAGGCGCCGCCCGCCTAG
- a CDS encoding thiamine pyrophosphate-binding protein, whose protein sequence is MNSLVSTATSRTGARILVDALVANGVERAFGVPGESYLDVLDAMSDTAIDFIICRQEGSAAMMAEASGKLTGRPGVCFVTRGPGSTNASAGVHIAQQDSTPMILFVGQISRAMRGREAFQEVDYRAVFGTLAKWAVEIDDAARIPEVIARAFRVAMQGRPGPVVVALPEDMLSDIVDVPDAPRVEPTETWPGLTDMMRLQKMLWAASRPVMVLGGGRWNSKAVASVVRFAERFDLPVCASFRRQMLFPADHGSYAGDIGFSLNPRLLERLRQADLIILAGGRFGEVPSQGYTLLGIPDPGAALVHVHSDADELGRVYQPSLAINATPAAFAAALEGVQPPNTIAWSDWRAAARADYVAWSEEPPANPGAVQMATLVRYLRDLPADTTICNGAGNFAIWVHRFHRFRRFGTQLAPTSGSMGYGVPAAIAAKRMQPDRTVVAVCGDGDFLMTGQEFATAVQYDVPIVAVIIDNGMYGTIRMHQEREHPTRVFGTTLRNPDFAAYARAFGGFGVTVERDADFSAGLDAAFASGKPAIVHVKLDPEAITPTTSLSALREKSLASRAVS, encoded by the coding sequence ATGAATTCACTGGTATCAACCGCCACCTCCCGCACAGGCGCCCGCATTCTCGTCGACGCACTTGTCGCCAACGGCGTCGAGCGCGCCTTCGGTGTCCCCGGCGAGAGCTATCTCGACGTGCTTGATGCGATGTCGGACACAGCCATCGATTTCATCATCTGTCGGCAGGAAGGCAGTGCCGCGATGATGGCGGAGGCGAGTGGCAAGCTCACCGGCCGCCCCGGCGTCTGCTTCGTTACTCGCGGCCCGGGATCCACCAATGCCAGCGCGGGCGTGCACATTGCCCAGCAGGATTCCACACCAATGATCCTGTTCGTCGGGCAGATCTCGCGCGCAATGCGCGGACGCGAGGCGTTCCAGGAAGTGGATTACCGCGCGGTCTTCGGCACGCTTGCCAAATGGGCGGTTGAGATAGACGACGCCGCGCGCATTCCCGAAGTCATCGCCCGTGCCTTCCGCGTCGCTATGCAGGGACGACCCGGCCCGGTTGTGGTCGCGTTGCCGGAAGACATGCTGAGTGACATCGTCGACGTACCCGATGCCCCCCGCGTCGAGCCCACGGAGACCTGGCCCGGCCTCACAGACATGATGCGGCTGCAAAAGATGCTGTGGGCGGCCTCAAGGCCCGTGATGGTGCTGGGCGGCGGACGGTGGAATTCGAAGGCGGTTGCGTCTGTTGTACGCTTTGCCGAACGGTTCGACCTGCCCGTCTGTGCCAGTTTCCGCCGGCAGATGCTCTTCCCCGCCGATCACGGCAGCTATGCCGGCGATATCGGCTTCTCGCTTAACCCTCGGCTGCTCGAAAGGCTGAGGCAAGCGGACCTCATTATTCTTGCGGGCGGCCGTTTCGGAGAGGTGCCCTCGCAAGGCTACACTCTCCTCGGCATTCCCGATCCCGGGGCGGCACTCGTGCACGTCCACTCTGATGCCGATGAACTCGGACGGGTGTATCAACCCTCGCTTGCCATCAATGCGACCCCCGCCGCCTTCGCTGCGGCATTGGAGGGCGTGCAACCTCCGAATACGATCGCATGGAGCGACTGGCGGGCCGCCGCCCGCGCGGACTATGTCGCCTGGAGCGAGGAGCCGCCGGCCAATCCCGGCGCCGTGCAAATGGCGACTCTGGTCCGTTACCTGCGCGATTTGCCGGCCGATACGACCATCTGCAACGGAGCCGGCAATTTCGCGATCTGGGTACATCGTTTCCATCGCTTCCGACGCTTCGGCACCCAGCTGGCGCCGACCTCAGGCTCAATGGGCTACGGCGTTCCCGCCGCGATTGCCGCCAAGCGCATGCAGCCGGACAGAACCGTTGTCGCGGTGTGCGGCGACGGGGACTTCCTGATGACCGGACAGGAGTTTGCGACCGCCGTCCAGTACGATGTGCCCATCGTCGCCGTGATCATCGACAATGGCATGTACGGCACGATCCGCATGCATCAGGAACGCGAGCACCCGACCCGCGTCTTTGGCACGACACTCAGAAACCCGGATTTCGCCGCTTACGCCCGTGCCTTCGGCGGCTTCGGCGTCACAGTGGAAAGGGACGCAGATTTCTCGGCCGGGCTCGACGCGGCTTTTGCCAGTGGAAAACCGGCAATCGTGCATGTGAAGCTCGACCCCGAGGCGATCACGCCAACGACGAGCTTGAGCGCGTTGCGCGAAAAATCACTGGCGAGCCGTGCCGTGAGCTGA
- a CDS encoding type I restriction enzyme HsdR N-terminal domain-containing protein has protein sequence MTTREEFRASLISFGERALKVRDHLKNEEATKVALILPFIALLGYDDRDPVEVAAEHAADFSEKYRNRVDYAILRNMEPIIAVECKGAGNGKKDDRGQLKSYFNACRTVKLGVLSDGYCYEFFVDSEEPNLMDDEPFLSLHAEELAKGRISESVLDALFGLTKVHFDPETIGDNARKSLTQRAFSDYLTAQFQEPSVEFTRFLLKENAIKHVRTQAIDAYRNIAKSAIDDVVTSNILRKLDIKDRQVAAPSPLMSQPAPPTPAQVRIEPETTAGELAAFENVRRRLAFLSAGDANLFERIDRIRYRDYQGKMAVFYELERKGRLLDICESKDGVVRYVFFDDEKGPVVDLASADARLIGLFRRRVDELSAE, from the coding sequence ATGACAACACGCGAAGAATTCCGAGCGAGCCTGATAAGCTTCGGTGAACGAGCACTGAAGGTTCGCGATCATCTTAAGAACGAAGAGGCCACTAAAGTGGCTCTTATTCTGCCATTCATCGCATTGCTCGGTTATGACGACCGGGACCCGGTTGAGGTGGCGGCTGAGCATGCAGCTGATTTCTCCGAGAAATACCGTAATCGAGTTGATTATGCGATCTTGAGAAACATGGAGCCGATAATTGCGGTCGAATGCAAAGGAGCAGGGAACGGCAAGAAAGACGACCGGGGCCAGCTCAAATCATACTTCAATGCATGTAGGACAGTGAAACTTGGCGTTCTAAGCGATGGGTACTGCTATGAATTTTTCGTAGATTCAGAAGAACCCAATCTTATGGACGATGAGCCGTTTCTTTCACTCCACGCAGAGGAGCTTGCTAAAGGTCGGATCTCGGAGAGTGTGCTCGATGCCCTTTTTGGACTAACAAAAGTACATTTCGATCCGGAAACGATCGGAGACAATGCGCGAAAGAGCCTTACGCAGCGCGCCTTCTCCGATTATTTGACCGCTCAGTTTCAGGAACCTTCAGTAGAGTTCACGCGATTTCTTCTCAAAGAAAACGCTATCAAGCACGTAAGAACCCAAGCGATCGACGCCTATCGGAACATTGCGAAATCGGCCATCGACGACGTCGTCACTTCAAATATTCTGCGGAAGCTCGACATCAAGGATCGGCAGGTAGCCGCGCCCTCCCCTCTAATGTCACAACCAGCACCCCCCACGCCAGCGCAGGTCCGCATAGAGCCAGAAACGACCGCGGGCGAACTGGCCGCCTTCGAGAACGTACGCCGCCGACTTGCGTTTCTCTCTGCCGGAGACGCCAACCTCTTCGAACGCATTGATCGTATTCGCTATCGCGATTATCAAGGGAAGATGGCAGTTTTTTACGAATTGGAACGTAAGGGCCGATTACTGGACATTTGTGAGTCGAAAGATGGCGTTGTCCGTTACGTATTCTTCGACGACGAAAAAGGGCCGGTAGTCGATTTGGCTTCGGCTGATGCCCGACTGATCGGCCTGTTCCGTAGAAGAGTGGACGAGCTCTCCGCCGAATAG
- the gyrB gene encoding DNA topoisomerase (ATP-hydrolyzing) subunit B, translating to MADSDHEPTPAPNGEDYGAQSIQVLRGLDAVRKRPGMYIGDTDDGSGLHHMVYEVVDNAIDEALAGYADMVTVTLNAEGSVTVTDNGRGIPTDIHDEEGVSAAEVIMTQLHAGGKFNQNSYKVSGGLHGVGVSVVNALSTTLDLTIWRKGQEHKMRFRHGDAEGPLEVTGPAPEGRRGTMVTFVPSPETFTKIEFDYATLEHRLRELAFLNSGVRIVLTDARSTEVKREELMYEGGIEAFVQYLDRSKQAVLPKPVVIRSERDGITVECALSWNDSYHENVLCFTNNIPQRDRGTHFTGFAAALTRQVIGYAERSGIAKKEKVDPTGEDCREGLTAVLSVKVPDPKFSSQTKDKLVSSEVRPVVEALVNDALNNWLEENPAEAKAVVTKVVEAAAAREAARKARELTRRKSPLDVASLPGKLADCQERDPAKSELFIVEGDSAGGSAKMGRNRAFQAILPLRGKILNVERARFDKMLSSEMIGTLITALGTGIGRDDFNIAKLRYHKIIIMTDADVDGAHIRTLLLTFFFRQMPALLENGHIYIAQPPLYKVTRGKSEQYLKDERSLEDYLITQGLEEASLHLSSGEVRTGADLHHVLEATRAFRHVMNGLHPRYNRAAVEQAAIAGAFAAGILSEEERASEVASAVATRLDLIAEETERGWVGTADASGYSFTRTVRGVREVAVLDTAFVTSMEARRLDSLGAELQEVHANAGTLRRKGSDTQVFGPMDLFDAVTDAGRKGVALQRYKGLGEMNAEQLWETTLDVNARSLLQVKVKEVADADDLFNRLMGDVVEPRREFIQANALRASVDV from the coding sequence ATGGCCGACTCCGACCACGAACCGACCCCCGCCCCGAACGGGGAGGATTATGGCGCGCAGTCGATCCAGGTGCTCCGCGGCCTTGATGCGGTGCGCAAGCGTCCTGGCATGTATATCGGTGACACCGACGACGGTTCGGGTCTCCACCATATGGTCTATGAGGTGGTAGACAACGCCATCGACGAGGCCCTTGCCGGCTATGCCGACATGGTCACGGTGACGCTTAACGCCGAGGGTTCGGTGACAGTCACCGACAACGGCCGCGGCATCCCGACCGACATTCACGACGAAGAGGGCGTGTCGGCCGCCGAGGTCATCATGACCCAGCTCCACGCCGGCGGTAAGTTCAATCAGAACTCCTACAAGGTCTCGGGCGGCCTGCACGGTGTCGGCGTGTCGGTCGTCAACGCGCTCTCCACCACGCTCGATCTCACCATCTGGCGCAAGGGGCAGGAGCACAAGATGCGCTTCCGCCATGGCGACGCCGAAGGACCGCTGGAAGTGACCGGCCCCGCGCCCGAAGGTCGGCGCGGCACGATGGTGACGTTTGTCCCCTCGCCCGAAACCTTCACGAAGATCGAATTCGATTACGCCACGCTCGAGCACCGGCTGCGTGAACTCGCCTTCCTCAATTCCGGCGTCCGCATTGTACTGACCGACGCGCGCTCCACCGAAGTGAAGCGCGAGGAGCTGATGTATGAGGGCGGCATCGAAGCCTTTGTTCAGTATCTCGACCGTTCCAAGCAGGCGGTGCTGCCGAAGCCCGTGGTCATTCGCTCCGAACGCGACGGGATCACGGTCGAGTGCGCGCTGTCGTGGAATGACAGCTACCACGAGAACGTGCTCTGCTTCACGAACAACATTCCCCAACGCGACCGCGGTACCCATTTCACCGGCTTCGCGGCCGCGTTGACGCGTCAGGTGATTGGCTATGCCGAGCGCTCGGGTATCGCCAAGAAGGAAAAGGTCGACCCCACTGGCGAGGACTGCCGCGAAGGGCTGACCGCCGTGCTGTCGGTCAAGGTGCCTGACCCGAAGTTTTCCTCGCAGACCAAGGACAAGCTGGTCTCCTCCGAGGTTCGGCCTGTCGTCGAGGCGCTGGTCAATGATGCGCTGAACAACTGGCTGGAAGAGAACCCCGCCGAGGCGAAGGCCGTGGTCACCAAGGTGGTGGAAGCCGCCGCCGCCCGCGAGGCCGCCCGCAAGGCGCGCGAGCTGACACGCCGCAAGAGCCCGCTGGACGTCGCCTCCCTTCCCGGCAAGCTTGCCGATTGTCAGGAACGAGACCCGGCCAAGTCCGAACTCTTCATCGTCGAGGGTGACTCGGCAGGTGGCTCCGCCAAGATGGGGCGCAACCGCGCCTTCCAGGCGATCCTTCCGCTGCGTGGCAAGATTCTCAACGTCGAGCGCGCGCGCTTCGACAAGATGCTCTCCTCGGAGATGATTGGCACGCTGATCACTGCGCTAGGCACCGGCATTGGCCGCGACGATTTCAACATCGCCAAGCTGCGCTATCACAAGATCATCATCATGACGGACGCCGACGTCGATGGCGCCCATATCCGCACCCTGCTGCTCACCTTCTTCTTCCGGCAGATGCCCGCGCTTCTGGAGAACGGGCACATCTACATCGCCCAGCCCCCGCTCTATAAGGTCACCCGTGGCAAGTCCGAGCAGTACCTCAAGGACGAACGCTCGCTGGAGGACTACCTGATCACGCAGGGCCTCGAAGAAGCATCGCTCCACCTCTCATCCGGCGAGGTCCGCACGGGCGCTGACCTGCACCACGTACTGGAAGCCACCCGTGCCTTCCGACACGTGATGAACGGCCTCCACCCGCGCTACAACCGCGCCGCCGTCGAGCAGGCGGCCATCGCCGGTGCCTTCGCCGCCGGTATTCTCTCCGAGGAAGAGCGCGCAAGCGAGGTTGCGTCGGCTGTCGCGACCCGGCTCGACCTGATCGCCGAAGAGACGGAACGTGGCTGGGTGGGCACTGCCGACGCCTCCGGCTACAGCTTCACGCGTACCGTGCGTGGCGTTCGGGAAGTCGCCGTTCTGGATACCGCCTTCGTCACCTCGATGGAGGCGCGCCGCCTGGATAGCCTCGGCGCCGAACTTCAGGAAGTGCACGCGAATGCAGGCACGCTGCGCCGGAAGGGCTCGGATACGCAGGTGTTCGGCCCGATGGACCTGTTTGATGCCGTGACGGATGCCGGACGCAAGGGCGTTGCGCTGCAGCGTTACAAAGGTCTCGGCGAGATGAACGCGGAGCAGCTCTGGGAAACGACACTCGATGTCAATGCCCGATCCCTGCTCCAGGTCAAGGTGAAGGAGGTTGCCGACGCCGACGACCTCTTTAATCGACTGATGGGCGACGTCGTTGAACCGCGTCGCGAGTTCATTCAGGCGAATGCCCTGCGCGCAAGCGTCGACGTGTAA
- a CDS encoding LysE family translocator, producing MDALDLIIFATALALAAASPGPSVIALVARTLVRGRDGTAPLVAGIVLGDIVWLAGAALGLAALAVTLGSLFVLVRFAAALYLVYLAWKLWTAPVGVVAAAEIRETDSRTGLFFTGLGMTLGNPKAMAFYLALLPSIVDLNHLSMIGFAELCGVITVVLTSVFGSYVVLAHRARRFATSVRGVRLINRACGTAMAGAAVLVATK from the coding sequence ATGGACGCGCTTGATCTCATCATTTTCGCAACCGCGCTGGCGCTCGCAGCCGCCTCCCCGGGCCCCAGTGTGATTGCGCTCGTCGCCCGTACACTGGTTCGCGGGCGTGACGGCACGGCACCGCTGGTCGCCGGCATCGTCCTTGGCGATATTGTGTGGCTGGCCGGCGCCGCACTCGGGCTCGCGGCGTTGGCGGTCACCCTGGGGTCGCTGTTCGTTCTCGTACGCTTCGCCGCCGCCCTCTACCTTGTCTATCTGGCCTGGAAGCTCTGGACGGCACCTGTTGGAGTTGTCGCGGCGGCGGAAATCCGGGAGACGGATTCGCGTACCGGTCTCTTCTTCACCGGGCTTGGCATGACGCTTGGAAATCCGAAGGCGATGGCGTTCTATCTCGCCCTGCTGCCCAGCATTGTCGATCTCAACCATCTATCGATGATCGGCTTTGCGGAACTCTGCGGTGTCATCACCGTCGTCCTCACAAGTGTGTTCGGCAGCTACGTGGTGCTTGCGCACCGCGCGCGACGGTTCGCGACGAGTGTGAGAGGCGTTCGGTTGATCAATCGCGCCTGTGGTACCGCAATGGCGGGTGCCGCCGTGCTTGTGGCCACGAAATAA